In Homo sapiens chromosome 19 genomic scaffold, GRCh38.p14 alternate locus group ALT_REF_LOCI_9 HSCHR19_4_CTG3_1, the following are encoded in one genomic region:
- the TSEN34 gene encoding tRNA-splicing endonuclease subunit Sen34 isoform 2 (isoform 2 is encoded by transcript variant 4) encodes MLVVEVANGRSLVWGAEAVQALRERLGVGGRTVGALPRGPRQNSRLGLPLLLMPEEARLLAEIGAVTLVSAPRPDSRHHSLALTSFKRQQEESFQEQSALAAEARETRRQELLEKITEGQAAKKQKLEQASGASSSQEAGSSQAAKEDETSDGQASGEQEEAGPSSSQAGPSNGVAPLPRSALLVQLATARPRPVKARPLDWRVQSKDWPHAGRPAHELRYSIYRDLWERGFFLSAAGKFGGDFLVYPGDPLRFHAHYIAQCWAPEDTIPLQDLVAAGRLGTSVRKTLLLCSPQPDGFKSQEVSINLVYKCS; translated from the exons ATGCTGGTGGTGGAGGTGGCGAACGGCCGCTCCCTGGTGTGGGGAGCCGAGGCGGTGCAGGCCCTCCGGGAGCGCCTGGGTGTGGGGGGCCGCACGGTAGGCGCCCTGCCCCGCGGGCCCCGCCAGAACTCGCGCCTGGGCCTCCCGCTGCTGCTGATGCCCGAAGAGGCGCGGCTCTTGGCCGAGATCGGCGCCGTGACTCTGGTCAGCGCCCCGCGTCCAGACTCTCGGCACCACAGCCTG GCCCTGACATCCTTCAAGCGCCAGCAAGAGGAGAGCTTCCAGGAGCAGAGCGCCTTGGCAGCTGAGGCCCGGGAGACCCGTCGTCAGGAGCTCCTGGAGAAGATTACGGAGGGCCAGGCTGCTAAGAAGCAGAAACTAGAACAGGCTTCAGGGGCCAGCTCAAGCCAGGAGGCCGGCTCGAGCCAGGCTGCCAAAGAGGATGAGACCAGTGATGGCCAGGCTTCGGGAGAGCAGGAGGAAGCTG GCCCCTCGTCTTCCCAAGCAGGACCCTCAAATGGGGTAGCCCCCTTGCCCAGATCTGCTCTCCTTGTCCAGCTGGCCACTGCCAGGCCTCGACCGGTCAAGGCCAGGCCCCTGGACTGGCGTGTCCAGTCTAAAGACTGGCCCCACGCCGGCCGCCCTGCCCACGAGCTGCGCTACAGTATCTACAGAGACCTGTGGGAGCGAGGCTTCTTCCTCAGTGCGGCTGGCAAGTTCGGAGGTGACTTCCTGGTCTATCCTG gtGACCCCCTCCGCTTCCACGCCCATTATATCGCTCAGTGCTGGGCCCCCGAGGACACCATCCCACTCCAAGACCTGGTTGCTGCTGGGCGCCTTGGAACCAGCGTCAGAAAGACCCTGCTCCTCTGTTCTCCGCAGCCTGATG GGTTTAAGTCTCAGGAGGTCTCAATAAACTTGGTATATAAATGTTCATGA
- the TSEN34 gene encoding tRNA-splicing endonuclease subunit Sen34 isoform 1 (isoform 1 is encoded by transcript variant 5), giving the protein MLVVEVANGRSLVWGAEAVQALRERLGVGGRTVGALPRGPRQNSRLGLPLLLMPEEARLLAEIGAVTLVSAPRPDSRHHSLALTSFKRQQEESFQEQSALAAEARETRRQELLEKITEGQAAKKQKLEQASGASSSQEAGSSQAAKEDETSDGQASGEQEEAGPSSSQAGPSNGVAPLPRSALLVQLATARPRPVKARPLDWRVQSKDWPHAGRPAHELRYSIYRDLWERGFFLSAAGKFGGDFLVYPGDPLRFHAHYIAQCWAPEDTIPLQDLVAAGRLGTSVRKTLLLCSPQPDGKVVYTSLQWASLQ; this is encoded by the exons ATGCTGGTGGTGGAGGTGGCGAACGGCCGCTCCCTGGTGTGGGGAGCCGAGGCGGTGCAGGCCCTCCGGGAGCGCCTGGGTGTGGGGGGCCGCACGGTAGGCGCCCTGCCCCGCGGGCCCCGCCAGAACTCGCGCCTGGGCCTCCCGCTGCTGCTGATGCCCGAAGAGGCGCGGCTCTTGGCCGAGATCGGCGCCGTGACTCTGGTCAGCGCCCCGCGTCCAGACTCTCGGCACCACAGCCTG GCCCTGACATCCTTCAAGCGCCAGCAAGAGGAGAGCTTCCAGGAGCAGAGCGCCTTGGCAGCTGAGGCCCGGGAGACCCGTCGTCAGGAGCTCCTGGAGAAGATTACGGAGGGCCAGGCTGCTAAGAAGCAGAAACTAGAACAGGCTTCAGGGGCCAGCTCAAGCCAGGAGGCCGGCTCGAGCCAGGCTGCCAAAGAGGATGAGACCAGTGATGGCCAGGCTTCGGGAGAGCAGGAGGAAGCTG GCCCCTCGTCTTCCCAAGCAGGACCCTCAAATGGGGTAGCCCCCTTGCCCAGATCTGCTCTCCTTGTCCAGCTGGCCACTGCCAGGCCTCGACCGGTCAAGGCCAGGCCCCTGGACTGGCGTGTCCAGTCTAAAGACTGGCCCCACGCCGGCCGCCCTGCCCACGAGCTGCGCTACAGTATCTACAGAGACCTGTGGGAGCGAGGCTTCTTCCTCAGTGCGGCTGGCAAGTTCGGAGGTGACTTCCTGGTCTATCCTG gtGACCCCCTCCGCTTCCACGCCCATTATATCGCTCAGTGCTGGGCCCCCGAGGACACCATCCCACTCCAAGACCTGGTTGCTGCTGGGCGCCTTGGAACCAGCGTCAGAAAGACCCTGCTCCTCTGTTCTCCGCAGCCTGATGGTAAGGTGGTCTACACCTCCCTGCAATGGGCCAGCCTGCAGTGA